A single genomic interval of Nonomuraea rubra harbors:
- a CDS encoding GbsR/MarR family transcriptional regulator: MPGGRLTHDERRIIAQGLADGLTYTEIARRLQRPVSTVTREVTRNGGARDYQADRAHNATAGRARRGKPARPRPAPAADEHGRDPETIRVLAERFTAMLVDTGLTRTPARVLACLYITDSGSLTAAELVQRLQVSPASISKAVGQLEEQHLIRRERDPRRRRDRYVIDGDIWHQSWLANARKNARLADFAHDGADALGPATPAGARLERTGRLLRQISEDMVRAAERWHAASGDLP, encoded by the coding sequence ATGCCGGGCGGCAGGCTCACTCACGACGAACGCCGGATCATCGCGCAGGGACTGGCGGACGGGCTCACGTACACCGAGATCGCCCGGCGCCTCCAGCGTCCGGTCTCCACCGTCACCCGCGAGGTGACGCGCAACGGCGGTGCGCGCGACTACCAGGCCGACCGGGCCCACAACGCGACCGCCGGCCGGGCCCGCCGCGGCAAGCCGGCCCGGCCGCGCCCGGCGCCCGCGGCCGACGAGCACGGCCGCGACCCGGAGACGATCAGGGTGCTGGCGGAACGCTTCACGGCCATGCTGGTGGACACCGGCCTGACCCGTACGCCCGCCCGCGTCCTCGCCTGCCTGTACATCACCGACAGCGGCAGCCTCACGGCTGCGGAGCTCGTCCAGCGCCTCCAGGTCAGCCCGGCCTCCATCTCCAAGGCCGTCGGCCAGCTCGAAGAGCAGCACCTGATCAGGCGCGAGCGCGACCCCCGGCGCCGCCGCGACCGGTACGTGATCGACGGCGACATCTGGCACCAGTCCTGGCTGGCCAACGCCCGCAAGAACGCCCGCCTCGCCGACTTCGCGCACGACGGCGCCGACGCCCTCGGTCCCGCCACCCCCGCCGGCGCGCGGCTGGAGCGGACGGGCCGGCTCCTGCGGCAGATCAGCGAGGACATGGTCCGCGCGGCCGAGCGGTGGCACGCCGCCTCCGGCGACCTGCCATGA
- a CDS encoding DUF418 domain-containing protein — MTEDVISRSSSTGVSSARSLAPDLARGVMLLLIALSHAPAFVGDWSTGPPWLDATAKFVKSLLADNQARNLFVFLFGYGLVQLLAAQQARGESWPSIRSLLRRRGWWLIVIGFLNAMVFVPIDIVAVYGLTLLMIAPIVRAGEPVLWWTGGLTLIPTTLLLAWQSVAAQTDPPTIAEIMEPTFAAHLVGSLPTWPANTVLSTVMVVPAMAMGILAARRRLLDEPERHLPLLRRITALGLVLALIGRLPSALLAAGTWSAESAAVRWAVAVAHDLTGYTGGIGLAAAIGVVAVRVRGGRLTTALAALGRRSLTFYLFQGLVWVVLFYPFALGLHDDLGYAATLGIAVAVWVASIVLADWMRAAGHRGPAEILLRRLVYRPFRRRRG, encoded by the coding sequence ATGACTGAAGACGTAATATCTCGTTCTTCCTCCACCGGGGTCTCCTCCGCCAGGTCGCTCGCCCCCGACCTCGCCCGCGGGGTCATGCTGCTGCTGATCGCCCTCTCCCACGCCCCGGCCTTCGTCGGCGACTGGAGCACAGGGCCGCCCTGGCTGGACGCCACGGCGAAGTTCGTGAAGTCCCTGCTCGCCGACAACCAGGCCAGGAACCTGTTCGTGTTCCTGTTCGGCTACGGCCTGGTGCAGTTGCTCGCCGCCCAGCAGGCCCGGGGCGAGAGCTGGCCGTCCATCAGGAGCCTGCTGCGCCGCCGGGGGTGGTGGCTGATCGTCATCGGGTTCCTCAACGCGATGGTGTTCGTGCCGATCGACATCGTCGCCGTCTACGGGCTCACCCTGCTGATGATCGCGCCGATCGTACGGGCCGGGGAGCCGGTCCTGTGGTGGACGGGCGGCCTGACGCTCATCCCCACCACCCTGCTCCTGGCCTGGCAGAGCGTGGCCGCCCAGACGGACCCGCCGACCATCGCCGAGATCATGGAGCCGACCTTCGCGGCCCACCTCGTCGGGAGCCTCCCCACCTGGCCGGCCAACACCGTCCTGTCCACCGTCATGGTGGTGCCGGCCATGGCGATGGGCATCCTGGCCGCCCGCCGCCGCCTCCTCGACGAGCCGGAGCGGCACCTGCCGCTGCTGCGCCGCATCACCGCGCTGGGTCTCGTCCTGGCCCTGATCGGGCGCCTCCCGTCCGCGTTGCTGGCCGCGGGCACCTGGTCCGCGGAGTCGGCCGCCGTCCGCTGGGCGGTCGCCGTCGCGCACGACCTGACCGGGTACACGGGCGGCATCGGGCTGGCCGCCGCCATCGGGGTCGTCGCGGTCAGGGTCCGGGGCGGGCGGCTCACCACCGCCCTCGCCGCGCTGGGGCGGCGGTCGCTGACGTTCTACCTGTTCCAGGGGCTGGTGTGGGTGGTGCTGTTCTATCCGTTCGCGCTGGGGCTGCATGACGACCTGGGGTACGCGGCGACGCTCGGGATCGCGGTCGCCGTGTGGGTGGCGTCGATCGTGCTGGCCGACTGGATGCGTGCCGCCGGGCACCGGGGGCCGGCCGAGATCCTGCTGCGCCGACTGGTCTACCGGCCGTTCAGGAGGAGGCGGGGCTGA
- a CDS encoding questin oxidase family protein codes for MNDTGTLEEAYGRLHRTGPEFDGWLSNHGPMAVEAMVRHGYDRDVHRWLDGYVARLDELPRGTSPLDAGDWRAALGDPRRLGDWLAFFDRELRERPWRAVLERWWPRLLPGIAAGATHGVIRTGHAVHALLQLQDATRLAELGQALGYWAARWQPIAAFDAPSGTAGPKRAFAGVPRVPDQSQGINHRLGQLAEVPGWAASVAALRPAADSEQALARLAELADAATLRYLTHAHGNPVMLVHAATAPTAVLRTLPALPPDLWVAGLNAAWAAGAAVTAAYAPAEPVPAGRDLAWPGPAEEVFELAVRHGDEHVIKLADTALDVYRRTGDPDALAAVVRATTLISPVST; via the coding sequence ATGAACGACACCGGGACACTGGAAGAAGCGTACGGACGGCTGCACAGGACGGGCCCCGAGTTCGACGGATGGCTGTCCAACCACGGCCCGATGGCGGTCGAGGCGATGGTCAGGCACGGATACGACCGGGACGTGCACCGCTGGCTCGACGGCTACGTCGCCCGGCTGGACGAGCTGCCGCGTGGCACCTCGCCGCTCGACGCCGGGGACTGGCGCGCGGCGCTGGGCGATCCGCGCCGGCTCGGTGACTGGCTGGCGTTCTTCGACAGGGAGCTGAGGGAGCGGCCGTGGCGGGCGGTGCTGGAGCGGTGGTGGCCGCGCCTGCTGCCCGGCATCGCGGCCGGCGCCACCCACGGCGTGATCCGTACGGGGCACGCGGTGCACGCCCTGCTCCAGCTCCAGGACGCGACGCGGCTCGCCGAGCTGGGGCAGGCGCTCGGTTACTGGGCGGCGCGCTGGCAGCCCATCGCGGCCTTCGACGCGCCGTCCGGTACGGCCGGGCCGAAGCGCGCGTTCGCGGGGGTGCCGCGCGTGCCCGACCAGAGCCAGGGCATCAACCACCGGCTCGGGCAGCTTGCCGAGGTCCCCGGGTGGGCCGCGTCCGTGGCCGCGCTCAGGCCCGCCGCCGATTCCGAGCAAGCCCTCGCCCGGCTCGCCGAGCTGGCGGACGCGGCGACCCTGCGCTACCTCACCCACGCCCACGGCAACCCCGTCATGCTGGTCCACGCCGCGACCGCGCCGACGGCGGTGCTGCGGACCCTGCCCGCGCTGCCGCCGGACCTCTGGGTCGCCGGCCTGAACGCCGCCTGGGCGGCGGGCGCCGCGGTGACCGCCGCCTACGCGCCGGCCGAGCCGGTGCCGGCCGGGCGCGACCTGGCCTGGCCCGGGCCGGCGGAGGAGGTGTTCGAGCTGGCCGTACGGCACGGTGACGAGCACGTGATAAAGCTCGCCGACACGGCACTGGACGTGTACCGCCGCACCGGCGATCCCGACGCCCTCGCCGCCGTGGTCCGCGCGACCACCCTGATCAGCCCCGTCTCCACCTGA
- a CDS encoding SigE family RNA polymerase sigma factor gives MDGDPRYADFVAERGDALLRYGYVLAGNQHDAADLVQEALLRLRAAWPRLRAKESPESYVRTTMARLHLSVWRLRRRELLTWDLPEGAHQDTLPRGDERTLWLALAGLPRKQRAVLVLRYYEQLSDAEIAVVLGISRGTVRSQASRALDKLRAAIPAEDGRRTRVEDGRSGSPFDGAAQLEGTNDDRR, from the coding sequence TTGGACGGTGATCCCCGCTACGCGGACTTCGTCGCCGAACGGGGTGACGCGCTGCTGCGTTACGGATACGTACTGGCCGGCAACCAGCACGACGCGGCCGACCTCGTGCAGGAGGCGCTGCTGAGGCTGCGTGCCGCCTGGCCGAGGTTACGGGCCAAGGAGAGTCCCGAGAGTTACGTCCGCACGACGATGGCCAGGCTGCACCTGTCGGTGTGGCGGCTGCGCCGGCGCGAGCTGCTCACCTGGGACCTGCCGGAGGGCGCGCACCAGGACACTCTGCCGCGCGGTGACGAGCGCACCCTGTGGCTGGCGCTGGCGGGCCTGCCACGCAAGCAGCGCGCGGTGCTCGTGCTGCGCTACTACGAACAGCTCTCGGACGCGGAGATCGCCGTCGTGCTCGGCATCTCCCGGGGGACCGTACGGAGCCAGGCCTCCCGCGCCCTCGACAAGCTCCGAGCGGCCATACCGGCCGAGGACGGACGACGCACCCGGGTGGAGGACGGGCGATCAGGTTCGCCTTTCGACGGGGCGGCGCAGTTGGAGGGGACGAACGATGACCGACGTTGA